ACAGAACGATGGCAAGTTAACGCCCCAATTCACCGTCGCAGGCGAAACGATGGCAAGTTAACCATAAATAAGGCACCCTCTGCCATTATTCGGTAGAGGATGCCTTATTTTTATGAATAAAACCTCGTCTATACTTCAATCTCCATTCCTACTTCCGCCAATACAACATTCTCTCCTCCTGCTGACTTGGCAGACGCTAAAAGCTCATCGAGATTGCCGTAGTGCGGCAGGTGGGACAGCACAAGTTTGCCGACACCTGCTTTTGCAGCCAGCCCACCGACTTCCTCAGCATTCATGTGCCCCATCTTCTCACCGTCTTCACCGGCGTACAGACTGCATTCCGAAATCAATACGTCGGCCCCTTCCGCAAAACGCACGAGACTCTTTCGATAGCTCGTGTCGGCGGTATAGACGAGCACATGCCCATCATCATCAGTGATCCGCATGGCGTATGTCTCGACCGTATGGGCATTTTTATGGAATTCGATCGAGAACCGTCCGACTTTGAATGTGTTGTCTTTTCCATATGCATGGAAGGTGTTGTTCCGCACCTTGTTCACCTGAGCCTCGACGCCCTTATCACCCGGTCCGTAGAAGTTGAGCGTCTTATCCACCCGGCCGAGCTGCGTGCTGATCATCCGCCCGAACAGGAATGATCCGATATCGACGGAATGGTCGTAATGATAGTGGGTGAGGAAAATATGGTGCAGGTCATTCAGATCGATGTAGTTCTGCACATGAGCAGCCACTCCGCTCCCTGCATCGAGCAGGATCGAGAAGCCGTCCTTCTCGACGAGATAGCCCGAAGTCGGTCCATTCTGCTTCGGGAAGCCGCCCCACATGCCGACAACTGTACATTTCATGTTATCCACTCCCGTTCATCATAATTGAATAAAAACCCCTCGCCTACCCGATTCTGAAGTGCCTGTTCATGCGCTCCAGTGTGCCGAGGATGCTGATGGCGGCAAGGTAGCTCGTCTTCGGATTATCGGGCAGCGGCTGGTTCTCCACTTTGAATTCCGCCTTGCCGAACGCCCCTTCTACTTCGATATGATGGATGTTGCGGTCGACATTCGGATCTGCGATGAGCAGCACTTCCGTCTCCTCGATGCCCATGCCGGCCATGCCAAGGATGATCGCCACGTTCATATTCTGCGGATAGAGTGTGATGGCCTCCTTCGCCCTGCCGTCGAACACCACCCGTTCGGACTGCAGATCCTCATAGCTGAGTGCAGCCGCGGGTTTCCTCGTCGTCAGCTTGACACGCTCCAATTCCCCATGCGACTGCGCATTCTGGATGAGGTCCAGGCCGCCGATCGCACCGGATGGCAGATGGAGGGTGTGGTCATGATGCTTCGCAATCTGCATCAATTCGGCCACAAGTGCGCCGTCCGCAAGTGCACCGACGCTGATCAGCATCGCATCCTTATGCTTGAGCACTTCCGGCATATGTGACTTCACCACTTCCCCATTTGCCGCTTCCACTACAATGTCTATATCTGACGACAGGAATGCCTCAAGGTCTGTATACAGCGTGATTCCAAACT
The sequence above is drawn from the Salinicoccus roseus genome and encodes:
- the nadX gene encoding aspartate dehydrogenase, with protein sequence MDIGIIGAGAIANVMMERINHDRHENLKVKSVFVRNEEKYQHLEEEFGITLYTDLEAFLSSDIDIVVEAANGEVVKSHMPEVLKHKDAMLISVGALADGALVAELMQIAKHHDHTLHLPSGAIGGLDLIQNAQSHGELERVKLTTRKPAAALSYEDLQSERVVFDGRAKEAITLYPQNMNVAIILGMAGMGIEETEVLLIADPNVDRNIHHIEVEGAFGKAEFKVENQPLPDNPKTSYLAAISILGTLERMNRHFRIG
- a CDS encoding MBL fold metallo-hydrolase; translation: MKCTVVGMWGGFPKQNGPTSGYLVEKDGFSILLDAGSGVAAHVQNYIDLNDLHHIFLTHYHYDHSVDIGSFLFGRMISTQLGRVDKTLNFYGPGDKGVEAQVNKVRNNTFHAYGKDNTFKVGRFSIEFHKNAHTVETYAMRITDDDGHVLVYTADTSYRKSLVRFAEGADVLISECSLYAGEDGEKMGHMNAEEVGGLAAKAGVGKLVLSHLPHYGNLDELLASAKSAGGENVVLAEVGMEIEV